In a single window of the Neodiprion virginianus isolate iyNeoVirg1 chromosome 1, iyNeoVirg1.1, whole genome shotgun sequence genome:
- the LOC124307366 gene encoding uncharacterized protein LOC124307366 isoform X1, which yields MRDTNDMMDDVICEDTMMECSGADGGGLEDLVNLASDIADAAPSIRDAAERLLTLLGVDEDDEASSSEDEGVEVDLEDSDGDEPQDTRLLHQLAASLAQELKYAKQNSSNSKLALQSQGACSEVQGKNGTTSSMDFGPETTREYSSISFERRGSSAPFCHSEESRLSRHLQHRLHEQLPPPPPYQCTRVNALPQPNEGRGKFEFVARAQNHAEMPPAYPSFGSCAMIEDPEGPRLTDPDSWGVGWEACASEALRYLVEDEGLPPHHPTVVAMKNHLDLQRGRVLSQFLLQIRVDDSVIRRSGGSRNFERSAENWTVTMSNYQ from the exons ATGAGGGACACAAACGATATGATGGACGACGTAATTTGCGAG GACACGATGATGGAATGTAGCGGCGCGGACGGCGGAGGCCTGGAGGACCTTGTCAACCTTGCATCGGATATCGCAGACGCAGCCCCAAGTATACGAG ACGCGGCCGAGCGTCTGCTGACCCTGCTGGGCGTtgacgaggacgacgaggcCTCGTCGTCGGAGGACGAGGGTGTGGAGGTCGACCTGGAGGACAGCGACGGAGATGAGCCGCAGGACACGCGTCTGTTGCACCAGCTCGCGGCATCGCTGGCGCAGGAGCTGAAGTACGCGAAGCAGAACAGTTCTAACAGCAAACTAGCGCTGCAGAGCCAAGGGGCATGCAGCGAGGTTCAGGGTAAGAACGGGACGACTTCGAGCATGGATTTCGGCCCCGAAACGACGCGGGAGTACAGCTCGATTAGCTTCGAGAGGCGCGGAAGTTCGGCTCCGTTCTGCCATAGCGAGGAGTCCCGTCTTTCCCGACACCTGCAGCACCGTCTGCACGAGCAGCTGCCGCCCCCGCCCCCCTACCAATGCACCAGGGTGAACGCGCTGCCCCAACCTAACGAGGGGCGGGGGAAGTTCGAATTCGTCGCGAGGGCCCAAAACCACGCGGAAATGCCACCCGCCTACCCCTCGTTCGGCTCCTGCGCCATGATCGAGGACCCCGAGGGGCCCCGGCTGACGGACCCCGACTCGTGGGGCGTCGGGTGGGAGGCTTGCGCCTCCGAGGCCCTCCGATACCTCGTGGAGGACGAGGGCCTTCCACCCCACCACCCCACCGTCGTCGCCATGAAAAATCACCTCGATCTGCAGAGAGGGCGGGTCCTTTCTCAGTTC ctgCTGCAAATTCGGGTCGACGACTCGGTGATACGGCGATCGGGCGGGAgtagaaattttgaaagatcTGCAGAAAACTGGACGGTCACTATGTCGAATTATCAATGA
- the LOC124307366 gene encoding uncharacterized protein LOC124307366 isoform X3: MRDTNDMMDDVICEDTMMECSGADGGGLEDLVNLASDIADAAPSIRDAAERLLTLLGVDEDDEASSSEDEGVEVDLEDSDGDEPQDTRLLHQLAASLAQELKYAKQNSSNSKLALQSQGACSEVQGKNGTTSSMDFGPETTREYSSISFERRGSSAPFCHSEESRLSRHLQHRLHEQLPPPPPYQCTRVNALPQPNEGRGKFEFVARAQNHAEMPPAYPSFGSCAMIEDPEGPRLTDPDSWGVGWEACASEALRYLVEDEGLPPHHPTVVAMKNHLDLQRGRVLSHCCKFGSTTR; the protein is encoded by the exons ATGAGGGACACAAACGATATGATGGACGACGTAATTTGCGAG GACACGATGATGGAATGTAGCGGCGCGGACGGCGGAGGCCTGGAGGACCTTGTCAACCTTGCATCGGATATCGCAGACGCAGCCCCAAGTATACGAG ACGCGGCCGAGCGTCTGCTGACCCTGCTGGGCGTtgacgaggacgacgaggcCTCGTCGTCGGAGGACGAGGGTGTGGAGGTCGACCTGGAGGACAGCGACGGAGATGAGCCGCAGGACACGCGTCTGTTGCACCAGCTCGCGGCATCGCTGGCGCAGGAGCTGAAGTACGCGAAGCAGAACAGTTCTAACAGCAAACTAGCGCTGCAGAGCCAAGGGGCATGCAGCGAGGTTCAGGGTAAGAACGGGACGACTTCGAGCATGGATTTCGGCCCCGAAACGACGCGGGAGTACAGCTCGATTAGCTTCGAGAGGCGCGGAAGTTCGGCTCCGTTCTGCCATAGCGAGGAGTCCCGTCTTTCCCGACACCTGCAGCACCGTCTGCACGAGCAGCTGCCGCCCCCGCCCCCCTACCAATGCACCAGGGTGAACGCGCTGCCCCAACCTAACGAGGGGCGGGGGAAGTTCGAATTCGTCGCGAGGGCCCAAAACCACGCGGAAATGCCACCCGCCTACCCCTCGTTCGGCTCCTGCGCCATGATCGAGGACCCCGAGGGGCCCCGGCTGACGGACCCCGACTCGTGGGGCGTCGGGTGGGAGGCTTGCGCCTCCGAGGCCCTCCGATACCTCGTGGAGGACGAGGGCCTTCCACCCCACCACCCCACCGTCGTCGCCATGAAAAATCACCTCGATCTGCAGAGAGGGCGGGTCCTTTCTCA ctgCTGCAAATTCGGGTCGACGACTCGGTGA
- the LOC124307213 gene encoding apyrase has protein sequence MIRGDDICRMSFVALLTSALLASTEAFTARNLMYPGRTDLFELSVIHLNDFHARFVQTGSTSGTCYEGYEDECVGGIARVFTATNQLVNERPNAIFLNAGDNFQGTLWYNVHGWNVTATFMNMLPHDAMTLGNHEFDNGIAGVVPFLEMLTTPVVVTNIDDSEEPDIQGLYTNSTIVERNGTQIGIIGVILSTTNTLASTEKLAFWDEIETVNDEAARLKAQGIEIIIVLSHCGLDVDRELAANCPNVDLIVGGHSHTFLYSGTSPSSDVAEDEYPVVVVQEDTERTVLIVQAYAYTKYLGNISVWFDADGEVYDWEGNPILLDSFIEEDPDVLAALVPWQVAVDELGDTTVGTTKVRLYNNCRYGECNVGNLITDAMVDAYVGLAENSTYWTYAAIACINAGGIRSTIEDTTGEITYADAVTNQPFENTWDVVELQGSDLLQVLEAGVATSYSDTEFVGIGFLQWSGLKVTFNLSNEAYSRVTELKVRCRKCEVPTYEGVDLDEWYRIVVVSFLITGGDGHSVLATQHRNHEVGTLDIDLYVKYLGKMSPIILGTEGRMTLEGTWSG, from the exons ATGATCCGTGGGGACGATATTTGCCGGATGAGTTTCGTGGCGTTACTAACGTCAGCGTTGCTAGCGTCGACCGAGGCATTCACTGCTCGTAATCTCATGTATCCCGGACGGACCGATCTTTTTGAATTATCCGTCATTCATCTCAACGACTTTCATGCCAG GTTTGTCCAAACTGGATCCACTTCAGGCACTTGTTACGAGGGATACGAGGACGAATGCGTTGGCGGTATAGCGAGGGTGTTCACAGCTACAAATCAGCTCGTGAACGAAAGACCGAATGCAATTTTCCTCAATGCCGGTGACAATTTTCAAGGCACACTTTGGTACAACGTGCATGGGTGGAACGTCACGGCAACTTTTATGAACATGTTACCACATGACGCTATG ACTCTTGGAAATCACGAGTTTGACAACGGGATCGCTGGCGTAGTGCCTTTCCTGGAAATGCTCACCACTCCAGTCGTCGTTACAAATATCGACGATAGTGAAGAACCGGATATCCAAGGATTGTACACCAATAGCACGATTGTTGAACGAAATGGAACTCAGATAGGAATAATCGGAGTAATACTCTCGACAACTAAC ACTCTCGCAAGCACGGAGAAGTTGGCTTTTTGGGATGAAATTGAGACCGTGAATGACGAAGCGGCGAGACTAAAGGCACAGGGGATTGAAATCATCATTGTTCTAAGTCACTGCGGTCTGGATGTGGACAGAGAATTAGCTGCTAATTGCCCAAACGTTGACCTCATTGTCGGTGGCCACTCTCACACTTTTCTCTACTCAG GAACTTCGCCGAGTTCCGACGTTGCCGAGGATGAGTATCCGGTCGTGGTGGTCCAGGAAGACACTGAAAGGACGGTACTCATCGTTCAGGCTTATGCTTATACCAA ataCCTGGGTAACATCAGCGTTTGGTTCGACGCCGATGGTGAAGTCTACGACTGGGAAGGGAATCCTATTCTACTCGACAGCTTCATCGAAGAAG ATCCTGACGTACTGGCTGCCCTAGTACCGTGGCAAGTGGCGGTTGACGAGTTGGGCGACACAACGGTTGGAACGACCAAGGTCCGACTTTACAACAATTGCAGATACGGAGAGTGTAATGTGGGAAATTTAATCACCGACGCCATGGTTGATGCT TACGTAGGTTTAGCTGAGAACAGCACTTACTGGACTTACGCTGCGATAGCTTGTATAAACGCCGGAGGGATTCGGAGCACCATAGAAGACACAACCGGCGAAATTACGTATGCCGACGCTGTGACTAACCAACCCTTCGAAAACACTTGGGACGTGGTGGAGCTACAAGGCTCTGATTTGCTCCAG GTGTTAGAGGCGGGTGTAGCCACAAGCTATAGCGATACCGAGTTCGTCGGTATAGGATTTTTGCAGTGGTCTGGACTGAAGGTGACGTTCAACTTGTCGAATGAGGCGTACTCGAGAGTGACCGAATTGAAAGTGAG GTGCCGCAAATGTGAAGTGCCGACTTATGAAGGCGTCGACCTGGACGAATGGTATCGTATTGTCGTCGTGTCATTTCTAATCACAGGAGGCGACGGTCACTCGGTTCTGGCTACTCAGCACCGCAACCACGAAGTTGGGACACTGGACATAGATCTCTACGTGAAATACTTAGGGAAGATGAGCCCCATTATTTTGGGGACTGAGGGTCGCATGACTTTGGAAGGGACGTGGAGTGGTTAG
- the LOC124307366 gene encoding uncharacterized protein LOC124307366 isoform X2: MRDTNDMMDDVICEDTMMECSGADGGGLEDLVNLASDIADAAPSIRDAAERLLTLLGVDEDDEASSSEDEGVEVDLEDSDGDEPQDTRLLHQLAASLAQELKYAKQNSSNSKLALQSQGACSEVQGKNGTTSSMDFGPETTREYSSISFERRGSSAPFCHSEESRLSRHLQHRLHEQLPPPPPYQCTRVNALPQPNEGRGKFEFVARAQNHAEMPPAYPSFGSCAMIEDPEGPRLTDPDSWGVGWEACASEALRYLVEDEGLPPHHPTVVAMKNHLDLQRGRVLSQFVACCKFGSTTR, encoded by the exons ATGAGGGACACAAACGATATGATGGACGACGTAATTTGCGAG GACACGATGATGGAATGTAGCGGCGCGGACGGCGGAGGCCTGGAGGACCTTGTCAACCTTGCATCGGATATCGCAGACGCAGCCCCAAGTATACGAG ACGCGGCCGAGCGTCTGCTGACCCTGCTGGGCGTtgacgaggacgacgaggcCTCGTCGTCGGAGGACGAGGGTGTGGAGGTCGACCTGGAGGACAGCGACGGAGATGAGCCGCAGGACACGCGTCTGTTGCACCAGCTCGCGGCATCGCTGGCGCAGGAGCTGAAGTACGCGAAGCAGAACAGTTCTAACAGCAAACTAGCGCTGCAGAGCCAAGGGGCATGCAGCGAGGTTCAGGGTAAGAACGGGACGACTTCGAGCATGGATTTCGGCCCCGAAACGACGCGGGAGTACAGCTCGATTAGCTTCGAGAGGCGCGGAAGTTCGGCTCCGTTCTGCCATAGCGAGGAGTCCCGTCTTTCCCGACACCTGCAGCACCGTCTGCACGAGCAGCTGCCGCCCCCGCCCCCCTACCAATGCACCAGGGTGAACGCGCTGCCCCAACCTAACGAGGGGCGGGGGAAGTTCGAATTCGTCGCGAGGGCCCAAAACCACGCGGAAATGCCACCCGCCTACCCCTCGTTCGGCTCCTGCGCCATGATCGAGGACCCCGAGGGGCCCCGGCTGACGGACCCCGACTCGTGGGGCGTCGGGTGGGAGGCTTGCGCCTCCGAGGCCCTCCGATACCTCGTGGAGGACGAGGGCCTTCCACCCCACCACCCCACCGTCGTCGCCATGAAAAATCACCTCGATCTGCAGAGAGGGCGGGTCCTTTCTCAGTTCGTTGC ctgCTGCAAATTCGGGTCGACGACTCGGTGA